The following coding sequences are from one Lipingzhangella halophila window:
- a CDS encoding recombinase family protein, whose translation MYGYMRVANDHATNDELLRIKHELTEYATREGFCLGEVFAEGTTCSESAFHTLLEALKRHRVRDVLVPSLWHFARLPGLQDAMRQHIEHETGARIWVMQGQYR comes from the coding sequence ATGTACGGCTATATGCGCGTGGCAAACGACCATGCCACGAATGATGAATTACTCCGCATAAAGCACGAGTTGACCGAATACGCCACCCGTGAGGGATTCTGCCTCGGCGAAGTGTTCGCCGAAGGCACCACCTGTTCGGAGTCGGCGTTTCACACGCTGCTGGAGGCACTCAAGCGCCACCGCGTCAGAGACGTCCTGGTGCCCTCGCTGTGGCACTTCGCCCGACTGCCGGGGCTGCAAGACGCCATGCGCCAGCACATCGAGCACGAGACCGGAGCCCGTATCTGGGTGATGCAGGGGCAGTACCGATGA
- a CDS encoding helix-turn-helix transcriptional regulator: MAARRVGLSQHRKSAGYNQEKLAELLGVERSTVVRWERAETDPQPWIRPKLARALKVTPEELRTLLDDVTVPQAQPGERMRYVLEHPSQVDLVAVASLHEHIRQVDEQYHTVPSTALLSSAGQLHGQVRFLRENAANPRVRKALLEVEAESATIMSQLVWDVSQRRDHAAPLAYLDEAIEAARQARDASTEAYATLRKSYLALYGETSPEHGAILAAGAAEIANPVSPALTGLSLLHVAEGRAMLGDHAACEHALAKAEAQFDRPSTDDVAAEYYTRTEFHRLAGSCYLFLGQPERAEPLLRTTAHALTERKKSQAIAYGNLTLALIRQHKLDEAATTMHRTIDAVELTRGGGGLNLAFTAGQELRPWRHESWVHDVQDRLLALMAAI; this comes from the coding sequence ATGGCGGCCAGGCGCGTAGGGCTGTCTCAGCATCGCAAATCGGCGGGCTACAACCAAGAGAAGCTGGCCGAACTCCTCGGCGTCGAACGCTCCACCGTGGTGCGGTGGGAGCGGGCCGAAACCGACCCCCAGCCATGGATTCGCCCCAAGCTCGCCCGCGCCCTGAAAGTCACGCCCGAAGAGCTGCGGACACTCCTCGATGACGTGACCGTCCCTCAGGCCCAGCCTGGCGAACGCATGCGCTACGTGCTGGAACACCCCTCGCAGGTCGATCTCGTGGCCGTGGCCTCGCTGCACGAGCACATCCGCCAAGTTGACGAGCAGTACCACACGGTGCCCTCCACCGCGCTGCTCAGCTCCGCTGGCCAGCTCCACGGCCAAGTGAGGTTCCTGCGCGAGAACGCCGCCAACCCGCGCGTCCGCAAAGCCCTGCTCGAGGTCGAAGCCGAGTCGGCCACCATCATGAGCCAACTGGTCTGGGACGTCAGCCAGCGCCGCGACCACGCCGCACCGCTCGCCTACCTGGACGAGGCCATCGAGGCAGCCCGCCAGGCCCGCGATGCGAGCACCGAGGCGTATGCGACCCTGCGCAAGAGCTACCTCGCCCTCTACGGCGAGACGTCTCCCGAGCACGGCGCCATCCTGGCCGCCGGCGCCGCCGAGATCGCCAACCCCGTCAGCCCGGCTCTGACCGGACTGTCCTTGCTACACGTCGCCGAAGGCCGCGCCATGCTGGGCGATCACGCCGCCTGCGAGCACGCCCTCGCCAAGGCCGAGGCCCAGTTCGACCGCCCCAGCACCGATGATGTGGCCGCGGAGTACTACACCCGCACCGAGTTCCACCGCCTGGCCGGTTCCTGTTACCTCTTCCTCGGCCAGCCCGAACGCGCCGAACCCCTCCTGCGCACCACCGCCCATGCCCTCACCGAGCGGAAGAAGAGCCAGGCCATCGCCTACGGCAACCTCACCCTCGCCCTCATCCGGCAGCACAAGCTCGACGAAGCCGCGACCACCATGCACCGCACCATCGACGCCGTCGAGCTGACGCGGGGCGGTGGCGGGCTTAACCTGGCATTCACCGCCGGACAGGAACTCCGCCCCTGGCGCCACGAGTCGTGGGTCCACGACGTCCAGGACCGGCTCCTCGCCCTGATGGCAGCCATCTAG
- a CDS encoding 5-formyltetrahydrofolate cyclo-ligase has product MTDLDQAKAAVRDRVWRHLLAQGVVPDDSYGTIPGFHCAEATAERLAELEVWKDARTIKANPDWAQLPVRTRALQDGKLLYMAVPRMASLKPFYLLDPAALSLPLEEAAEKKGAEMTAQRIGVDEMRPIDVVVCGSVAVNRTGARIGKGAGYSDLEVALLIEAGLVSEATTIVAPVHQLQVIDEEIPEAEHDFRVDLIVTPDEVIPCEERRRPRGIVWESLTKKKVTEIPVLEKMFDARSSTPFFD; this is encoded by the coding sequence ATGACCGACCTCGACCAGGCAAAAGCCGCCGTGCGCGACCGCGTATGGCGCCATCTCCTCGCCCAAGGCGTTGTTCCCGACGACTCCTACGGCACCATCCCCGGCTTCCACTGCGCCGAGGCGACGGCCGAGCGCCTGGCCGAACTGGAGGTCTGGAAGGACGCCCGCACCATCAAGGCCAACCCCGACTGGGCGCAGCTCCCCGTCCGCACCCGGGCGCTCCAGGACGGCAAGCTCCTCTACATGGCCGTGCCGCGCATGGCCAGCCTCAAGCCCTTCTACCTGCTCGATCCCGCCGCGCTGAGCCTGCCGCTGGAAGAGGCCGCAGAGAAGAAGGGCGCCGAGATGACCGCCCAACGTATCGGTGTGGACGAGATGCGTCCTATCGACGTCGTGGTCTGCGGGAGCGTGGCCGTCAACCGCACGGGAGCCCGCATCGGCAAGGGCGCCGGCTACTCCGACTTGGAAGTGGCACTGCTCATCGAGGCCGGGTTGGTGTCAGAGGCGACAACTATCGTGGCGCCGGTGCACCAACTCCAGGTCATAGACGAGGAGATCCCCGAAGCCGAACACGACTTCAGGGTGGATCTGATCGTGACGCCGGATGAGGTCATCCCGTGCGAGGAGCGGCGACGGCCGAGGGGGATTGTGTGGGAGAGTTTGACGAAAAAGAAGGTGACAGAAATTCCGGTGCTTGAGAAGATGTTCGATGCGAGGTCTTCAACACCTTTTTTTGATTGA
- a CDS encoding DUF4209 domain-containing protein translates to MEDAEPINEDSDLTGEPSSEESTQEPLTYTHDPGLVSVLAQLVDSACEDADTFRAVSINLRQLATSLNPPLPSAAERELVMTFGYSLRSTPIGSSRPDASLVPLDGPSYFPRSLNDADDQTRALWVDLASAVTHPVARARFADILFTLKLTENRRDAAERAIRAYLDTVGGSLQDHEQGFGLLRALTLARSVGLSDLEQQVASAMVDMAEGALLESNPAYVAVPLLDAIAVSPRKNKTQPINPKVDDLLDTALQAYAEAHVVKEVADIVRRRAAGDDARIQRASEAQIHALLKEADNGREALIKVYYLNEAASTARRYGVSHLEEVAVLRLQSAPQVEWKTLQTEFSIPSEIFRNYLIPYERAQTWQEALAYWFQSDSPSGSVPNNEETARNLKEVSVVEQIATTVKFGPEGFPKRVVSGEEDSLQRQRVRAASANIQLSGLLLASALDTIRARFGILSLEDVEACISDSGTHPFLAKALAKALQLYWVDEFAASVHLAVPKIEASARSILLELNEPVYRAAVGDADGQFPGLGSLLDKLEEKCDFDPDWACFLRVFLLKDGYNVRNLVAHGFMDEVDRKTAALALRACALVVVLASNEPAERDIKSVKDALAGSNGEES, encoded by the coding sequence ATGGAAGATGCTGAACCCATCAACGAAGATTCTGATTTGACTGGAGAACCGTCTTCGGAGGAATCCACTCAGGAGCCACTGACCTATACACATGATCCCGGTCTTGTGTCAGTTTTGGCGCAGCTTGTTGACTCAGCTTGCGAAGATGCTGATACCTTCCGCGCAGTGAGTATTAACTTGAGGCAGCTGGCGACAAGCCTAAATCCTCCGCTTCCCTCTGCGGCTGAGCGTGAACTGGTGATGACTTTTGGCTACTCTTTGCGGTCGACGCCAATCGGGTCATCTAGGCCGGATGCTTCTCTCGTTCCATTGGATGGACCTTCTTATTTTCCGCGATCACTGAATGACGCCGATGATCAGACGCGAGCGTTGTGGGTCGATCTCGCATCGGCTGTGACGCATCCTGTAGCTCGGGCTCGATTTGCAGATATTCTATTTACGCTAAAGCTGACAGAAAATCGCCGTGATGCTGCTGAGCGAGCTATTAGAGCCTACCTGGATACAGTGGGGGGAAGCCTTCAAGATCATGAGCAAGGCTTTGGTCTACTCAGGGCGTTGACTCTTGCTCGCTCAGTAGGACTCTCAGATCTGGAGCAGCAGGTTGCCTCTGCCATGGTGGATATGGCAGAAGGCGCTCTCCTCGAGAGTAATCCTGCTTACGTAGCCGTGCCGCTACTGGATGCCATTGCGGTTTCGCCGCGCAAGAACAAGACTCAGCCAATAAATCCAAAGGTTGATGATCTTCTCGATACGGCGTTGCAGGCCTACGCGGAAGCGCATGTCGTTAAAGAAGTTGCCGATATTGTTCGGCGAAGGGCCGCTGGCGATGATGCTCGCATACAGCGTGCTAGCGAGGCGCAAATTCATGCCCTGCTGAAGGAAGCCGATAACGGGAGAGAAGCCCTTATTAAAGTCTATTATCTGAATGAGGCAGCATCAACCGCACGTCGGTACGGCGTCTCGCACCTTGAAGAAGTGGCGGTTTTGAGGTTGCAGTCTGCTCCACAGGTGGAGTGGAAGACCTTGCAAACTGAGTTCAGCATCCCATCTGAGATATTTCGCAACTACCTGATTCCCTACGAGCGTGCCCAGACGTGGCAGGAAGCTTTGGCGTACTGGTTCCAGAGTGACTCTCCTAGCGGTAGCGTTCCGAACAACGAAGAGACGGCACGCAACCTCAAAGAAGTCTCAGTTGTCGAACAGATAGCTACGACTGTCAAATTTGGGCCAGAAGGTTTCCCAAAGCGAGTTGTATCTGGTGAAGAGGATTCTCTCCAGCGTCAGCGCGTTCGTGCAGCGAGTGCGAACATTCAACTTAGTGGTCTGCTCTTGGCTAGCGCACTAGATACGATACGCGCACGATTTGGAATCCTTTCTCTGGAGGATGTTGAAGCATGTATTTCCGATTCCGGAACCCACCCGTTCTTGGCTAAGGCTCTCGCTAAAGCGCTTCAGCTCTACTGGGTAGACGAATTTGCGGCTAGTGTGCATCTAGCGGTTCCAAAGATTGAAGCATCGGCTCGGTCCATATTGCTAGAGCTCAACGAGCCTGTGTATCGGGCAGCAGTTGGTGATGCGGATGGCCAGTTTCCTGGACTAGGATCCTTGCTGGATAAATTGGAAGAGAAGTGTGACTTCGATCCTGATTGGGCTTGCTTCCTGAGGGTGTTCCTGCTGAAGGATGGTTACAATGTTCGTAACCTCGTGGCTCATGGATTTATGGACGAAGTAGATCGTAAGACAGCCGCGTTGGCGCTGCGTGCGTGTGCGCTCGTCGTTGTGCTTGCCTCGAACGAACCGGCTGAACGCGATATAAAGTCTGTGAAGGATGCGCTAGCAGGGTCGAATGGTGAGGAATCGTAA
- a CDS encoding HEPN domain-containing protein → MDKALQAFGENFLKYVLATTQLDAEPTPQQRETVSFLEENITALDQTNPDALNRYSTLQNFAAQILNGGLSLANEMRLHCGGTLPAVEDEDPLAAKLFRLAIDVYPLLLIPSPKDILVPGKIFMAATFNHTERHEFYTSAMRDESLQKIFTHSPENDDSEAAEESHLGIHSDFLIFSNGNGGGIQLTSLPDSILDYAWKICIAKGGAEIDEYLDEVRTTLGVVRRVAEGKQAQVYTIVGLGGVKLEDNQSIDLSFGRLIAVQDAALEVIVGHRDLQQRTQAILLVPTHLKIMGNISGDAEVDQFYEQNSDAFESHRGDLEYNILRARLALLLASTDERLVASPVTFQTTLEPLTSSSGYSWLPIEFSGASVNISAETALRVTNWSSILKERHPKSLNIAARRLLSAVSTRFDATDALIDAVVAWENMFGDPQEATLRVTGAMAKILEPNSFDDRKKLKSRLSRIYSTRSDLIHGSHGKEPKRSDIYTYRQEAIRYALDALRWLYNNPNLLNKNSADRSLSILLDTIEDTGDSVTPLARGQD, encoded by the coding sequence ATGGACAAGGCACTCCAAGCGTTCGGGGAGAATTTCCTCAAGTACGTTCTCGCAACCACACAGCTTGATGCAGAGCCAACACCTCAACAGAGAGAGACCGTTTCCTTTCTTGAAGAAAATATCACAGCACTAGACCAAACCAACCCTGACGCATTAAACAGATACTCAACTCTCCAAAACTTCGCGGCGCAGATCCTCAATGGAGGACTATCACTCGCCAATGAAATGCGCCTCCACTGTGGAGGCACCCTCCCTGCCGTTGAAGATGAAGATCCCCTGGCGGCAAAACTGTTCAGGCTAGCTATAGATGTATATCCACTTCTCCTCATTCCTTCACCCAAAGACATCCTGGTCCCTGGCAAGATTTTCATGGCAGCCACTTTTAATCATACAGAAAGGCATGAATTTTACACAAGCGCCATGAGAGATGAATCACTACAAAAAATATTTACCCATTCACCAGAGAATGATGACAGCGAAGCAGCCGAAGAGAGTCACCTTGGAATACATTCAGACTTCCTCATTTTTTCAAATGGAAACGGTGGTGGCATTCAGCTAACTTCACTCCCTGACTCCATATTGGACTATGCATGGAAAATATGCATCGCGAAAGGTGGTGCCGAGATAGATGAATATCTGGATGAGGTGCGCACCACGCTTGGTGTAGTAAGAAGGGTCGCCGAGGGCAAACAAGCACAGGTGTATACCATTGTCGGACTTGGAGGAGTTAAGCTTGAAGATAATCAATCTATCGACCTCTCCTTCGGTCGACTCATAGCGGTACAGGACGCTGCGCTGGAAGTCATCGTCGGACACCGTGACCTACAACAGCGCACTCAGGCAATCCTACTTGTACCGACGCACTTAAAAATCATGGGGAATATCAGTGGTGATGCTGAAGTTGACCAGTTCTACGAACAAAATAGCGATGCCTTTGAGTCTCACAGAGGGGACCTTGAATATAATATCTTGCGTGCAAGGCTAGCACTGCTCCTCGCGTCGACAGATGAAAGACTTGTGGCTTCACCGGTCACCTTTCAAACCACGCTTGAACCACTCACGAGCAGCAGTGGCTACAGTTGGCTTCCCATCGAGTTCAGTGGTGCATCGGTGAATATTAGCGCTGAGACTGCATTGCGAGTTACAAACTGGTCTAGCATTCTCAAAGAGAGGCATCCGAAGAGCCTTAATATCGCCGCACGACGTCTACTTTCTGCTGTCTCAACACGATTCGACGCAACCGACGCACTCATCGATGCCGTCGTAGCCTGGGAGAATATGTTCGGCGATCCACAGGAGGCGACTCTACGGGTAACTGGTGCAATGGCGAAGATACTGGAACCAAACTCTTTCGACGATCGAAAGAAGCTTAAATCTCGCCTGAGTAGGATTTATTCGACACGAAGTGATCTCATCCATGGCAGCCATGGCAAGGAGCCCAAGAGGAGCGACATATACACCTACCGCCAGGAAGCAATAAGGTATGCGCTGGATGCGCTGCGTTGGCTCTACAATAACCCTAATCTGTTAAACAAAAACTCAGCCGACCGAAGCCTCAGTATCCTGCTCGACACCATCGAAGACACCGGCGATTCCGTCACACCATTGGCGCGTGGTCAGGACTGA
- a CDS encoding SAM-dependent methyltransferase, with the protein MSGLGSPSFLKKLSERYKAPDDIDMSQPNVARVYSYYLGGKDHFAVDRDMANYAEDVVPGVTDLAMANRAFVQRAVRYLAERGIRQFLDIGSGLPTDGNVHQIAQETIPGARVVYVDHDPMVLTHSRALLTDNATSLVIKEDLTCPQKILNAEGSRYLLDLKQPVGLILGGILHHLHDSQAPLRHTRELCDALSPGSYLAISHFCHPDAAENPTDAERAERLQQAFLEKLSTGLWRSHEEILAYFCGWEMLDPGLVPLDEWHPLPTGSSLAGSYRMPPRNRQIILGGVARKP; encoded by the coding sequence ATGTCTGGCTTGGGTTCCCCCTCGTTCCTCAAGAAACTGAGTGAACGGTACAAAGCGCCCGACGATATCGATATGTCCCAACCGAATGTCGCTCGGGTGTACTCGTACTACCTCGGAGGTAAGGACCATTTCGCGGTGGACCGGGACATGGCGAACTACGCGGAGGATGTCGTGCCCGGGGTCACCGACCTAGCGATGGCGAACCGGGCGTTCGTGCAGCGCGCCGTCCGGTACCTGGCAGAGCGCGGGATCCGCCAGTTCCTCGACATCGGATCCGGCCTGCCAACCGATGGCAATGTGCACCAGATCGCGCAGGAAACCATCCCCGGCGCCCGGGTCGTCTACGTCGACCACGACCCCATGGTGCTGACCCACTCTCGGGCGCTGCTCACCGACAACGCCACCAGCCTGGTGATCAAGGAGGACCTCACCTGCCCGCAGAAGATCCTCAACGCCGAGGGAAGCCGATACCTGCTCGACCTGAAGCAGCCCGTGGGCCTGATACTCGGTGGAATCCTGCACCATCTGCACGACTCCCAGGCCCCGCTGCGCCACACCCGCGAACTGTGTGACGCCCTCTCCCCCGGCAGTTACCTCGCGATCAGCCACTTCTGCCACCCCGACGCCGCTGAGAACCCCACCGACGCCGAACGCGCCGAACGGCTGCAGCAGGCCTTCCTGGAGAAGCTGAGCACCGGGCTGTGGCGCAGCCACGAGGAGATCCTCGCGTACTTCTGCGGCTGGGAGATGCTGGACCCCGGCCTGGTTCCATTGGACGAATGGCACCCGCTGCCAACCGGATCCAGCCTTGCCGGCTCCTACCGCATGCCACCGCGCAACCGGCAGATCATCCTCGGAGGCGTGGCGCGGAAACCCTGA
- a CDS encoding 4-hydroxybenzoate 3-monooxygenase — MRTSVAIIGAGPAGLLLSHLLHQQGIDSVVLERRDRAYCEQRQRAGMIEHGVVELLRNAGVSDRMDREGLPHDGIELRFDGRSHRLDFRELTGRGVMIYAQTEIVKDLIGRRLADAGQVLFEAQATAIEDIETDHPRVRFTHEGTEDVLECDVVAACDGFHGIGRATLPSAVARTFEKSYPFGWLGILANVAPSCEELIYAHHTNGFALHSMRSDEVSRLYLQVPADTDPADWSEKQIWDELATRFELHNSDWTLQRGPITDKAVTPMRSFVTEPMRHGQLFLAGDAAHIVPPTGAKGLNLALRDVSLLAEALTARYGSGDTTLLDEYSDTALRRVWRAEHFSYWMTSLLHAHPESDEFDRRLQLSHLNHIADRPAAATHLAENYTGLPRV; from the coding sequence ATGCGCACCAGCGTAGCCATCATCGGCGCGGGCCCTGCCGGCCTGCTCCTGTCCCACCTGCTGCACCAGCAGGGTATCGACTCGGTCGTCCTGGAGCGCCGCGACCGCGCCTACTGCGAGCAGCGGCAGCGTGCGGGCATGATCGAGCACGGTGTGGTCGAGCTGCTCCGCAATGCCGGTGTCAGCGACCGCATGGACCGCGAAGGCCTGCCGCACGACGGCATTGAGCTGCGTTTCGACGGGCGCAGCCACCGGCTGGACTTCCGCGAGCTGACGGGGCGCGGTGTCATGATCTACGCCCAGACCGAGATCGTGAAGGACCTGATCGGGCGCCGTCTCGCCGACGCCGGTCAGGTGCTGTTCGAGGCGCAGGCCACCGCGATCGAGGACATCGAGACCGACCACCCGCGGGTCCGCTTCACCCACGAGGGGACCGAGGACGTCCTGGAATGCGACGTCGTGGCGGCCTGCGACGGTTTCCACGGCATCGGCCGGGCCACCCTGCCCTCTGCGGTCGCGCGCACCTTCGAGAAGAGCTACCCGTTCGGCTGGCTCGGGATCCTCGCCAACGTCGCGCCCTCGTGCGAGGAGCTGATCTACGCGCACCACACCAACGGTTTCGCGCTGCACAGCATGCGTTCCGACGAGGTCAGCCGGCTCTACCTGCAGGTCCCCGCTGACACCGATCCCGCCGACTGGTCCGAAAAGCAGATCTGGGACGAGCTCGCCACCCGGTTCGAGCTGCACAACAGCGACTGGACATTGCAGCGCGGTCCCATCACCGACAAGGCGGTGACGCCGATGCGCAGCTTCGTCACCGAGCCGATGCGCCACGGGCAGCTCTTCCTGGCCGGGGACGCCGCCCACATCGTGCCGCCCACCGGGGCCAAGGGCCTGAACCTCGCCCTGCGCGACGTCTCGTTGCTCGCCGAGGCGCTGACCGCGCGGTACGGCAGCGGCGACACAACGCTCCTCGACGAGTACTCCGATACCGCGCTGCGCCGGGTCTGGCGTGCCGAGCACTTCTCGTACTGGATGACCTCGCTGCTGCACGCCCACCCCGAGAGTGACGAGTTCGACCGCCGGCTGCAGCTCTCCCATCTGAACCACATCGCCGACCGGCCAGCCGCGGCCACCCACCTGGCGGAGAACTACACCGGCCTGCCCCGAGTGTGA
- the pcaD gene encoding 3-oxoadipate enol-lactonase, with protein MSIDVHYVTDGPADAPVIVLSGSLGSTLDMWSPQVEALASEFRLVRYDLRGHGESPVPDGPYSLAELGADALRLFDRIGAERVCFAGLSLGGMVGMWLGANAPERIDRLAVMCTSARFAPPEAWAQRAELVRAEGTSAVAPGVVQRWFTPGFAEQHPEVTDRMRTMVAGTPAEGYAGCCNAIEHADLHPDLPRIAAPTLVVAGADDPASPPDHVERIASGVKGARLQVVDSAAHLASWERADRVNELLREHFSGTS; from the coding sequence GTGAGCATTGACGTGCACTACGTCACCGACGGCCCCGCGGACGCCCCCGTCATCGTGCTTTCGGGGTCACTGGGCAGCACCCTGGACATGTGGTCTCCCCAGGTGGAAGCGCTGGCCTCCGAGTTTCGGCTGGTCCGCTACGACCTCCGCGGCCACGGGGAGTCGCCCGTCCCCGATGGGCCGTACTCGCTCGCCGAGCTCGGCGCGGACGCGCTGCGGCTCTTCGACCGGATCGGGGCCGAGCGGGTGTGCTTCGCCGGCTTGTCGCTCGGCGGAATGGTCGGGATGTGGCTGGGCGCCAACGCGCCCGAGCGGATCGACCGGCTGGCCGTCATGTGCACCTCGGCGCGGTTCGCACCGCCCGAGGCATGGGCGCAGCGCGCGGAGCTGGTTCGCGCGGAGGGCACCAGCGCCGTCGCCCCGGGTGTCGTACAACGCTGGTTCACGCCCGGATTCGCCGAGCAGCACCCCGAGGTGACCGACCGGATGCGCACCATGGTCGCCGGCACCCCCGCCGAGGGGTACGCGGGCTGTTGCAACGCCATCGAGCACGCGGATCTGCACCCCGACCTGCCCCGGATCGCCGCACCCACCCTGGTCGTGGCCGGCGCCGACGACCCCGCGTCCCCGCCCGACCACGTCGAGCGGATCGCGAGCGGAGTCAAAGGGGCGCGGTTGCAGGTGGTCGACTCCGCCGCGCACCTCGCGAGCTGGGAACGCGCCGACCGTGTCAACGAGCTGCTGCGGGAGCACTTCTCCGGCACCTCCTAG
- the pcaB gene encoding 3-carboxy-cis,cis-muconate cycloisomerase, which translates to MTGLFGGVFARGGVGAEVNDAAWLRALLDAEAALARAHARAGRIDPAHAEAIAAACVPEHFDTDALGSAAPGAGNPVVPLVKELTRVVGPEAARHVHEGATSQDIMDTAAMLVCRRAGAVIRAEAETACAGLAALASGHRATIMAGRTLLQQALPTTFGAVTAGWLDGLGTATQALGEVVESRTPAQLGGAAGTLASLGDDGPAVLAHYAAELGLPEPVLPWHTDRGPVAELAGALARVCGAAGKAAGDIVLLAQTETGEATEAGGAGVGGSSTLPHKRNPIAAVSAVACAEQAPGLASTLFACQVQEHQRAAGRWHAEWLPLADLLRTTGSAVAWLGTSLERLSVHPARMRANLDLTGGFPLAERVTTDLAGELGRLPAHELVQDACQDAANSGRGLAAVLAERLQGRRTEAQIASLLDPAGYVGSTGTFVERALAAHARRTTRNGGRTSVNEEQE; encoded by the coding sequence ATGACCGGGCTGTTCGGGGGCGTCTTCGCGCGCGGCGGCGTCGGGGCCGAGGTCAACGACGCGGCGTGGCTGCGTGCGCTCCTCGATGCCGAGGCCGCCCTGGCGCGCGCCCACGCGCGCGCCGGCCGGATCGATCCGGCGCATGCCGAGGCGATCGCGGCGGCCTGCGTCCCGGAGCACTTCGACACCGACGCCCTGGGCAGTGCCGCGCCTGGCGCGGGCAACCCGGTGGTCCCGCTGGTCAAGGAACTCACTCGGGTCGTCGGCCCAGAGGCCGCGCGTCACGTGCACGAGGGCGCGACCAGCCAGGACATCATGGACACCGCGGCGATGCTGGTGTGCCGCCGAGCGGGCGCGGTGATCCGCGCCGAGGCGGAAACCGCATGCGCGGGCCTGGCCGCGCTGGCCAGCGGACACCGCGCGACGATCATGGCCGGCCGGACCCTGCTGCAGCAGGCGCTGCCCACCACGTTCGGCGCTGTCACCGCCGGTTGGCTCGACGGTCTCGGCACCGCGACGCAGGCGCTGGGCGAGGTCGTCGAGTCCCGCACCCCGGCCCAGCTCGGCGGCGCCGCGGGAACCCTGGCGTCGCTCGGCGACGACGGCCCGGCGGTACTGGCGCACTACGCCGCCGAACTGGGGCTGCCCGAGCCCGTCCTGCCATGGCACACCGACCGCGGCCCGGTCGCCGAGCTGGCCGGGGCACTGGCCCGGGTGTGCGGCGCGGCCGGGAAGGCCGCCGGCGACATCGTGCTGCTCGCCCAGACCGAAACCGGCGAGGCCACCGAGGCTGGCGGGGCTGGTGTCGGCGGCTCGTCCACCCTGCCGCACAAGCGCAACCCGATCGCGGCGGTGTCGGCGGTGGCCTGTGCCGAACAAGCGCCGGGCCTGGCGTCCACCCTGTTCGCGTGCCAGGTCCAGGAGCACCAGCGCGCGGCCGGACGCTGGCACGCCGAGTGGCTCCCCCTTGCCGACCTGCTGCGCACCACCGGGTCGGCGGTGGCGTGGCTGGGTACCTCCCTCGAACGCCTCAGCGTGCACCCCGCCCGGATGCGCGCCAACCTCGACCTGACCGGCGGGTTCCCGCTCGCCGAGCGGGTCACCACGGACCTGGCTGGCGAGCTCGGCCGGCTGCCCGCCCACGAACTGGTGCAGGACGCCTGCCAGGACGCCGCCAACAGCGGGCGCGGGCTCGCCGCGGTGCTGGCCGAGCGCCTCCAGGGCCGCCGCACCGAAGCCCAGATCGCTTCCCTTCTCGACCCGGCCGGCTACGTCGGCAGCACCGGCACCTTCGTGGAGCGCGCGCTTGCGGCGCACGCGCGGCGCACGACCCGGAACGGCGGGCGAACCAGCGTGAACGAGGAACAGGAGTAG
- the pcaG gene encoding protocatechuate 3,4-dioxygenase subunit alpha — protein sequence MSDTTPPTTPSQTVGPYLHIGLHWPDGPFAVAEGTPEGFWIRGTLTDGAGQPISDGLIETWQADPNGRFDHPDDPRGPTGYPGFRAFGRCDTDEHGEYGIFTLAPGAVPGPGDTLQAPHIDVSVFARGMLHRTVTRIYFPENVNANAADPVLSTVADETARSTLVAEPATDGYRFDIRLQGENETVFFEI from the coding sequence ATGAGCGACACCACTCCCCCGACGACCCCGTCCCAGACCGTCGGCCCCTACCTGCACATCGGTCTGCACTGGCCGGACGGACCGTTCGCGGTGGCCGAAGGGACCCCTGAGGGGTTCTGGATCCGCGGGACCCTGACCGACGGAGCCGGGCAGCCGATCTCCGACGGGCTCATCGAGACCTGGCAGGCCGACCCGAACGGCCGGTTCGACCACCCGGACGACCCGAGGGGGCCGACCGGCTACCCGGGCTTTCGCGCGTTCGGGCGCTGCGACACCGACGAACACGGCGAGTACGGCATCTTCACGCTGGCGCCGGGGGCGGTCCCGGGGCCGGGCGACACCCTCCAGGCCCCGCACATCGACGTCTCGGTGTTCGCCCGCGGCATGTTGCACCGCACGGTTACCCGCATCTACTTCCCGGAGAACGTTAACGCCAACGCGGCCGACCCGGTGCTGAGCACCGTCGCCGACGAGACGGCCCGTTCCACGCTCGTCGCCGAACCCGCCACCGACGGCTACCGCTTCGACATCCGCCTCCAAGGGGAGAACGAGACCGTGTTTTTCGAGATCTAG